Within Sphingobium aromaticiconvertens, the genomic segment GGCTGGCCCGCCGACCGGGCGGGGGCTTTGGCGGGCAGATGTTCATCGACCCCTATGCGGCGGGCGACGCACGCCTCGCGTTGGAAGCCGTCCGCTTCACGGCGGGGGCGGGTGGCGAAACCCGCTTTGCCACATCGCTACGGCTCGACGGGCCGCTGGAGGGCGGCGCCCTGCGCGGCCTGTCTATGCCCATAGAGGGCCGAATCGGGGGCGACGGATCACTGACTATCAACCCGCGCTGTGTGCCCGTGTCGCTGCAAAGCGCCCGCTATGGTGGTTTCGCGCTCGGTCGCACCCGGCAGACACTGTGCCCGGCGGAGGCTGGGGCGCTGTTTGCCTATAATCAGGGCGGCCTGCGTGGCGGCGCGCAGATTCGCAATCTTTCCCTTCAGGGGCGCAGCGGCGACAGCCCCATGCGTCTTTCCGCGGATAGCGCCCGCGTGACGCTTGGCCAGACCGGCTTCGCTCTCGCCAATGCACTGTTCAGTGTCGGGCCGCGGGACGCGCCCGTTCTCCTCTCCGCCGCGACCATTACCGGCCGCGCGGCAGGGCAGGGGCTTGGCGGGCATCTTGAGGGCGCGACTGGCCGCATCGGCACCGTTCCCCTCGACATAGGCGAAGCGCAGGGCGACTGGACCTTCGCGCGCGGCGTGCTGGACGTGAAGGGCAGCTTGTCCGTCAGCGACACCGCCAGTCCCGCCCGTTTTAACGCGCTGGCCAGCAAGGACTTCGCCCTCACCCTGCGCGATGGCCGGATCACGGCGAATGGCAGCCTCACTACACCGCGTAGCGGCGTGAATGTGGCATCCGTCGATATTCGCCACGACCTTGGCAACGGGCAGGGGCAGGCCGATCTCAAAGTGCCGGGCCTCACCTTCGATTCGAAACTCCAGCCAGAGGAACTTACCAGCCTCGCGCTGGGCGTTGTTGCCAATGTCGCAGGCACGGTGACGGGTGCGGGGCAGATACGCTGGAACGGCAACACCGTCACCAGCGACGGACGCTTCCGCACAGACAATAGCAACCTCGCCGCCGCTTTCGGCCCGGTCGAAGGACTGTCGGGCGAAATCCACTTCACCGACCTCATCGGCCTCGTCACCGCACCGGGGCAGGAAGTCCGCCTCAAGACCGTCAATCCCGGCGTAGCGGTCCGCGACGGCGTCGTGCGTTATCGGCTGGGCGAAGGGCAGAAAGTACATGTGGAGGGTGGCGAATGGCCTTTCTCCGGTGGGCGGCTTGTCCTGCTGCCCACCACGCTGGATTTCGGCGCGGCGGTTGACCGTTATCTGACCTTCCGCGTGGTCGGTCTGGACGCTGGCGCCTTCATTCAGACGATGGAACTGGACAATATCTCGGCCACCGGCACGTTCGACGGGATCATGCCGCTGATCTTCGACGCCACTGGCGGGCGGATCGCAGGCGGGGTGCTGGTCGCCCGGCAACAGGGCATGCCGCCGCTGTTGATGCCCGAAGGCGTGCTGCCGACCATCCCCTGTGATCCGGCGCGCCAGTCTGGCGTGCTGTCCTATGTCGGCCCGGTTTCGAATGAACAACTGGGCGTCATGGGCAAGCTGGCCTTCGACGCGCTCAAGAATCTCCAATATAAGTGCCTCACCATTTTGATGGACGGCGCGCTGGATGGAGAGATGGTCACGAATGTCGTCTTCAACGGCGTCAATCGCGGGCAGATCGGCAGTGCGCCCGCCAGCATTGCCCGCAATTTCGTGGGCTTGCCTTTCCTGTTCAACGTCCGGGTGACTGCGCCTTTCCGGGGGTTGCTGGGCACTGCCCAATCCTTCATCGATCCCAGCCAGTTGATCCGCAACAGCCTGGGTGATGCCTATGCCGACAAACTCGCCAAGGAGAAGTTGGAACCAGGACTTGCGGTTCAGCCTGCCGAAAGCGACAAGGTGCCAAACGGGGAGCACAAATGAAGAGAATAGCGATCATCACAGCGGGTCTGGCCGCGATGGCACTGGGGGGCTGCATTCAGGTGAAAGCCCCCGATCGTCCGATCGAGATCAACCTGAATGTCAAGGTGCAGCAGGAAGTGGTCGTGCGCCTTCAGCGCGATGCCCAGGATCTTATTCAGAATAACCCGGAGTTGTTCCCGCAATGACACGTCCCATTCTCATCATCGCGGCAGGCGCCGCCCTTGCTCTTGCCACTGGTCTGGCGCTGACGGCCCCTGCGCGCGCGCAGGGTGCATCCGTCGCGGCTGCGATCGCCGCAGGTACCGTCGGCGAACAGGCTGATGGGTATCTGGGTATCGCCGGGGCGGTCAGTGGCGACGTCCGCGCAGAGGTCGAATCGATCAATATCAAGCGCCGCGCCGCCTATACCGATCTGGCCGGAAAGCGGGGCGTTACCGTCGCCGATGTCGCTGCCGCCACGGGCTGCCAGACGCTCAGCAGCCGCGTGAAGCAGGGGCAGGCTTACCGTGTCGGTGCAGGCGCATGGACGACGAAAGGGGCGGGCGCCATAGCCCTCCCGTCCTATTGCGCGACAGCCGGTTAAGTCGAAACGCAAGGATAGTGGCTGATTGCGGGCGCATTTCCGGCCCATTTCGGCTTAAACCCTTGAACGGTTGACTATCCGGCATCGCCTTTCTAAACGGACCCCGCCTTGACGGGTGCAGCCGCAGGCTTCATGGCCCCTTCGACACGCTAACAAGCGTTGGAAGAGGAGGCTGCGATGGCTGAGGACGCATCCGGGGAAGACCAGGCGGGGGAAGACGCACGGATCACATCGCTCGAAGAGCGGATCGCGCGCGCTGAACACGCCGAAAAGGTCAGGGTTGGTGCGAGCACGCAACAGGCGGACGATGGGTCTCGTCTTGGCAATCGTGTTCTCGCCGAACTGATCGGGGGTCTTGTCGGTGGTGCGTTGATCGGGTGGCTTCTTGACCGCCTGTTCGGTACGTCGCCTTGGCTTCTGCTCGTTTTCCTCGGTCTTGGTATCGTGGCGGCGTTCAGGAATATCATCAGGCTTACGACGAAGCGTCCCGGCGAATAGGGGCGCTTTTGTCATACATCGGCGGTCATCCGTCGCAGGGGTAAACGTGGCAGAATCCGGCAAAATCGATCCG encodes:
- a CDS encoding YdbL family protein; this encodes MTRPILIIAAGAALALATGLALTAPARAQGASVAAAIAAGTVGEQADGYLGIAGAVSGDVRAEVESINIKRRAAYTDLAGKRGVTVADVAAATGCQTLSSRVKQGQAYRVGAGAWTTKGAGAIALPSYCATAG
- a CDS encoding intermembrane phospholipid transport protein YdbH family protein produces the protein MNEIDGEEAVRRGWLRWLGIGTGTLGLVLVALWTQRAPIADNFLNRELNRRDILARYRLVDVGLRTQRIEKLVLGNPANPDLTAEWVEVDIGFTGLTPEVVAVRAGGVRMRGTLHQGVLTLGELDKFRDSQSTAPFSLPGMRLALSDARMHLATDAGVVGLTLDGSGDLQSGFRGTLAAAMPKAGFAGCGATVATAVLDVAIQAERPRLTGPIKAHALACRNRGIALAQPAGQVDVKLGKALDRWTGRVVLASAALKAQGIVAARPRATVDFDGTAAKTGGRLYMDAQALGRAGGGAGVLAQDLGVDARWSVTTGRALEAQAQGTLAASRLHGGGRDPLADLRTSTAGTPVGPLAIRLADAVRAAGRDNQLKASFAAAQHGTGGNLILTDATLSARSGARIGLAPNSRLALTWPGTRKRPVDWALDGSLTTDGGGLPRAALRLARRPGGGFGGQMFIDPYAAGDARLALEAVRFTAGAGGETRFATSLRLDGPLEGGALRGLSMPIEGRIGGDGSLTINPRCVPVSLQSARYGGFALGRTRQTLCPAEAGALFAYNQGGLRGGAQIRNLSLQGRSGDSPMRLSADSARVTLGQTGFALANALFSVGPRDAPVLLSAATITGRAAGQGLGGHLEGATGRIGTVPLDIGEAQGDWTFARGVLDVKGSLSVSDTASPARFNALASKDFALTLRDGRITANGSLTTPRSGVNVASVDIRHDLGNGQGQADLKVPGLTFDSKLQPEELTSLALGVVANVAGTVTGAGQIRWNGNTVTSDGRFRTDNSNLAAAFGPVEGLSGEIHFTDLIGLVTAPGQEVRLKTVNPGVAVRDGVVRYRLGEGQKVHVEGGEWPFSGGRLVLLPTTLDFGAAVDRYLTFRVVGLDAGAFIQTMELDNISATGTFDGIMPLIFDATGGRIAGGVLVARQQGMPPLLMPEGVLPTIPCDPARQSGVLSYVGPVSNEQLGVMGKLAFDALKNLQYKCLTILMDGALDGEMVTNVVFNGVNRGQIGSAPASIARNFVGLPFLFNVRVTAPFRGLLGTAQSFIDPSQLIRNSLGDAYADKLAKEKLEPGLAVQPAESDKVPNGEHK
- a CDS encoding AtpZ/AtpI family protein, which codes for MAEDASGEDQAGEDARITSLEERIARAEHAEKVRVGASTQQADDGSRLGNRVLAELIGGLVGGALIGWLLDRLFGTSPWLLLVFLGLGIVAAFRNIIRLTTKRPGE
- a CDS encoding YnbE family lipoprotein yields the protein MKRIAIITAGLAAMALGGCIQVKAPDRPIEINLNVKVQQEVVVRLQRDAQDLIQNNPELFPQ